One part of the Xylanibacillus composti genome encodes these proteins:
- a CDS encoding helix-turn-helix domain-containing protein, whose product MAIMIHIDVMLAKRKMSVTELSERVGITMANLSILKNGKAKAIRFSTLEAICKALDCQPGDILEFIRDEDNEGQ is encoded by the coding sequence ATGGCGATTATGATCCATATCGATGTGATGTTGGCCAAGAGGAAGATGAGCGTGACAGAGCTTTCGGAGAGGGTCGGGATCACAATGGCCAATCTCTCCATCTTGAAAAACGGAAAAGCGAAAGCAATTCGCTTCTCCACATTAGAAGCCATCTGCAAGGCTTTGGATTGTCAGCCCGGGGATATCCTGGAGTTCATTCGTGATGAAGACAATGAAGGGCAGTAA